From the genome of Streptomyces sp. NBC_01116, one region includes:
- a CDS encoding acylphosphatase yields MNEEARLVVWVRGRVQQVGFRWFTRANALEIGGLTGFALNLDDGRVQIVAEGPRENCHRLLDWLRSDDTPGRVDGVTEIWDIPRGGYDGFAIR; encoded by the coding sequence ATGAACGAAGAAGCGCGCCTCGTGGTCTGGGTACGCGGCCGAGTACAGCAAGTAGGGTTCCGCTGGTTCACCAGGGCAAATGCTCTGGAGATCGGTGGTCTCACCGGGTTCGCCCTCAATCTCGACGACGGAAGGGTGCAGATCGTGGCCGAAGGGCCGCGTGAGAATTGCCACCGCCTGCTCGACTGGCTGCGGTCCGACGACACACCCGGGCGCGTGGACGGAGTGACTGAGATCTGGGACATCCCGCGCGGTGGATACGACGGATTCGCCATTCGCTGA
- the rnc gene encoding ribonuclease III: MSELSSAKKQADNVNTASSHTLLEGRLGYHLESALLVRALTHRSYAYENGGLPTNERLEFLGDSVLGLVVTDTLYRTHPDLPEGQLAKLRAAVVNSRALAEVGRGLELGSFIRLGRGEEGTGGRDKASILADTLEAVIGAVYLDQGLSAASELVHRLFDPLIDRSSNLGAGLDWKTSLQELTASESLGVPEYLVTETGPDHEKTFTAAARVGGVSYGTGTGRSKKEAEQQAAESAWREISAAAEARQAAEKSAADGGAADTPADPSPNTDAAPA, translated from the coding sequence ATGTCTGAGTTGTCCAGCGCCAAGAAGCAGGCAGACAACGTCAACACAGCCTCGTCCCACACGCTTCTGGAAGGGCGGCTCGGGTATCACCTCGAGTCCGCCCTTCTGGTGCGTGCGCTGACCCACCGTTCGTACGCATACGAGAACGGCGGTCTGCCCACCAACGAGCGGCTCGAATTCCTCGGGGACTCGGTGCTCGGCCTGGTGGTCACGGACACGCTGTACCGCACCCACCCCGACCTGCCCGAAGGCCAGCTGGCCAAGTTGCGGGCCGCGGTGGTCAACTCGCGTGCGCTTGCGGAAGTGGGCCGCGGCCTCGAACTCGGCTCCTTCATCCGGCTCGGCCGCGGTGAAGAGGGCACGGGGGGCCGGGACAAGGCTTCCATCCTCGCCGACACACTGGAAGCAGTGATCGGCGCGGTCTATCTCGACCAGGGCCTCAGCGCGGCCTCGGAGCTGGTCCACCGGCTCTTCGACCCGCTGATCGACAGGTCCTCGAACCTCGGCGCCGGCCTGGACTGGAAGACCAGCCTCCAGGAGCTCACCGCGAGCGAGAGCCTCGGAGTCCCCGAGTACCTCGTCACGGAGACCGGTCCGGATCACGAGAAGACCTTCACTGCTGCCGCTCGCGTCGGTGGTGTCTCGTACGGCACCGGCACCGGCCGTAGCAAGAAGGAAGCGGAGCAGCAGGCGGCCGAGTCCGCCTGGCGCGAGATCAGCGCCGCCGCGGAGGCACGGCAGGCCGCGGAGAAGTCCGCGGCCGACGGAGGGGCCGCCGACACCCCTGCCGATCCGTCGCCGAACACGGACGCCGCTCCGGCCTGA
- a CDS encoding DUF177 domain-containing protein, which translates to MFDTHELGRRPGALKRLTRSVEAPGSPVLGIDGVIGVPEGAPVELDLRLESVMEGVLVTGTARATAEGECVRCLEPLTVEVDADFQEMFSYPDADDRGRSSAAEPADDAEDDEDRFFLEDGLFDLESMLRDAVVLALPMQPVCKETCAGLCSECGIRLDENPDHHHDAVDIRWAALQGLADTVQDGEKDNMGGAEPGVDEKQEK; encoded by the coding sequence GTGTTCGATACGCACGAGCTGGGCCGGCGTCCCGGTGCCCTGAAGCGGCTGACCCGCTCGGTGGAGGCACCCGGTTCACCGGTCCTGGGGATCGACGGCGTCATCGGCGTGCCGGAAGGCGCCCCGGTGGAGCTGGACCTCCGCCTCGAATCGGTCATGGAAGGGGTGCTTGTCACAGGCACCGCCCGTGCAACCGCCGAGGGGGAGTGCGTAAGGTGTCTGGAGCCGCTGACCGTAGAGGTCGACGCGGACTTCCAGGAAATGTTCTCGTACCCTGACGCCGATGACCGGGGCCGCAGCAGTGCGGCGGAACCGGCCGACGACGCCGAGGACGACGAGGACAGGTTCTTCCTCGAGGACGGCTTGTTCGACCTCGAGTCAATGCTGCGTGACGCGGTAGTGCTCGCACTGCCCATGCAGCCGGTGTGCAAGGAGACCTGCGCCGGTCTGTGTTCCGAATGCGGAATCAGGCTGGACGAGAATCCGGACCACCACCACGACGCCGTCGACATTCGTTGGGCGGCACTGCAAGGACTCGCCGATACCGTTCAGGACGGCGAGAAGGACAACATGGGCGGCGCCGAACCTGGCGTCGACGAGAAGCAGGAGAAGTAG
- the rsmD gene encoding 16S rRNA (guanine(966)-N(2))-methyltransferase RsmD, translated as MTRVIAGSAGGRRLAVPPGTGTRPTSDRAREGLFSTWEALLGTLEGVRVADLYAGSGAVGLEALSRGGVHALLVEADPKAVRTVRDNVRTLGLPGAEVRTGKAEQIVTGPAPADPYDIVFLDPPYAVTDDDLREILLTLRAQGWLSDDVLVTVERSTRGGEFGWPAGFEPLRSRRYGEGTLWYGRAATTCEDAR; from the coding sequence ATGACCCGCGTGATCGCCGGCTCGGCCGGCGGACGCCGCCTGGCCGTCCCGCCCGGCACCGGCACCCGCCCCACCTCCGACCGTGCGCGCGAGGGCCTCTTCTCGACCTGGGAAGCGCTGCTCGGCACCCTGGAGGGGGTCAGGGTCGCCGATCTGTACGCCGGATCCGGCGCCGTCGGCCTCGAAGCGCTCTCCCGCGGCGGGGTCCACGCCCTGCTCGTCGAGGCCGACCCGAAGGCCGTCCGCACCGTCCGCGACAACGTCCGCACCCTCGGTCTCCCCGGCGCCGAGGTCCGCACCGGCAAAGCCGAGCAGATCGTGACAGGACCGGCGCCCGCCGACCCGTACGACATCGTCTTCCTGGACCCGCCGTACGCCGTCACCGATGACGATCTCCGCGAGATCCTGCTCACACTCCGTGCTCAGGGGTGGCTCAGCGACGATGTGCTCGTCACCGTGGAACGCAGCACCCGGGGCGGAGAATTCGGCTGGCCCGCCGGATTCGAGCCACTGCGGTCCCGTCGTTACGGCGAGGGAACGCTTTGGTACGGTCGCGCCGCCACCACGTGCGAAGACGCACGATGA
- the rpmF gene encoding 50S ribosomal protein L32, giving the protein MAVPKRKMSRSNTRHRRSQWKAAVPTLVSCERCQEPKLQHIACPSCGTYNKRQVLEV; this is encoded by the coding sequence GTGGCTGTTCCGAAGCGGAAGATGTCGCGCAGCAACACGCGCCACCGCCGGTCGCAGTGGAAGGCTGCGGTCCCCACCCTGGTTTCGTGCGAGCGTTGCCAGGAGCCCAAGCTCCAGCACATTGCGTGCCCGAGCTGCGGCACCTACAACAAGCGCCAGGTCCTCGAGGTCTGA
- a CDS encoding ATP synthase F0 subunit B — MDVQKKLDEIVDAVGSARSMPMSASCVVNRAELLAMLEEVRQALPGSLAQAQELIGGQEQLAVQARQEAERIIESAHAQRASLISETEIARQSQSESDRILSEARREAEEVRAEADDYVDSKLANFEVVLTKTIGSVDRGREKLLGRGQGLDEQGYQDPDFAEAPERSADPETLRQRADAYVDAKFGAFEAVLAKTLEAVGRGRQKLHGRVASDDLGAHMAAQDAAGGQGHTSDADYLAGLAELAPPPRQAPQRPPYPAPPQGEPSYAQPAYGYQEPPPQQGVQDAYGYQQQPDPYAAYQQQGGYDPNGYPPQPGTQPDYGWPQQAQSQSQPQQAQPQTADQQGGGALDETSLFDTSMIDLEQLRRYEQGR, encoded by the coding sequence GTGGACGTGCAGAAGAAGCTCGACGAGATCGTCGACGCGGTCGGGAGCGCCCGATCCATGCCCATGTCGGCCTCGTGCGTGGTCAACCGCGCCGAGCTGCTCGCCATGCTCGAAGAAGTGCGCCAGGCCCTGCCCGGCTCCCTCGCCCAGGCGCAGGAGCTGATCGGCGGCCAGGAGCAGCTCGCCGTGCAGGCCCGGCAGGAGGCCGAGCGGATCATCGAGTCGGCCCACGCCCAGCGCGCCTCGCTGATCTCCGAGACCGAGATCGCCCGCCAGTCGCAGAGCGAGTCCGACCGGATCCTGTCCGAGGCCCGCCGCGAGGCCGAGGAGGTCCGGGCCGAGGCCGACGACTACGTCGACAGCAAGCTCGCCAACTTCGAGGTCGTCCTCACCAAGACCATCGGTTCCGTGGACCGGGGCCGCGAGAAGCTCCTCGGCCGCGGCCAGGGCCTGGACGAGCAGGGCTACCAGGACCCCGACTTCGCCGAGGCCCCCGAGCGCAGCGCCGACCCGGAGACCCTGCGGCAGCGGGCCGACGCCTACGTCGACGCCAAGTTCGGCGCCTTCGAGGCCGTCCTCGCGAAGACCCTGGAGGCGGTCGGCCGGGGCCGCCAGAAGCTGCACGGCCGGGTCGCCAGCGACGACCTCGGCGCGCACATGGCCGCCCAGGACGCCGCGGGCGGGCAGGGGCACACCAGCGACGCCGACTACCTGGCCGGCCTCGCCGAGCTCGCGCCACCGCCGCGGCAGGCGCCCCAGCGGCCCCCGTACCCCGCGCCGCCGCAGGGCGAGCCGAGCTACGCGCAGCCGGCGTACGGCTACCAGGAGCCGCCGCCGCAGCAGGGCGTCCAGGACGCGTACGGCTACCAGCAGCAGCCCGACCCGTACGCGGCGTACCAGCAGCAGGGCGGCTACGACCCGAACGGGTACCCGCCCCAGCCGGGGACCCAGCCCGACTACGGCTGGCCCCAGCAGGCCCAGTCCCAGTCCCAGCCCCAGCAGGCCCAGCCGCAGACGGCCGACCAGCAGGGCGGTGGCGCGCTGGACGAGACCAGCCTCTTCGACACCAGCATGATCGACCTGGAACAGCTGCGCCGGTACGAACAGGGCCGCTGA
- the coaD gene encoding pantetheine-phosphate adenylyltransferase translates to MRRAVCPGSFDPITNGHLDIIGRASKLYDVVHVAVMINQSKKGLFAVDERIELIREVTADFGNVEVESFHGLLVDFCKQREIPAIVKGLRAVSDFDYELQMAQMNNGLSGVETLFVPTNPTYSFLSSSLVKEVATWGGDVSHLLPPTVHEALVKRLGER, encoded by the coding sequence GTGCGCCGCGCCGTCTGTCCGGGGTCGTTCGACCCCATCACCAACGGACATCTCGACATCATTGGCCGAGCCTCGAAGCTGTACGACGTGGTGCATGTGGCGGTGATGATCAACCAGTCCAAGAAGGGGCTGTTCGCCGTCGACGAGCGGATCGAGCTGATCCGCGAGGTCACCGCCGACTTCGGCAACGTCGAGGTGGAGTCCTTCCACGGCCTGCTGGTCGACTTCTGCAAGCAGCGGGAGATCCCGGCGATCGTGAAGGGCCTGCGGGCCGTCAGCGACTTCGACTACGAGCTGCAGATGGCCCAGATGAACAACGGCCTCTCCGGCGTCGAGACGCTCTTCGTGCCGACCAATCCGACGTACAGCTTCCTGTCGTCCTCGCTGGTCAAGGAGGTGGCGACCTGGGGCGGCGACGTCTCCCACCTGCTGCCGCCGACCGTGCACGAGGCGCTCGTGAAGCGGCTGGGCGAACGCTGA
- a CDS encoding winged helix-turn-helix transcriptional regulator encodes MASDTDRLAFDVFSRECPSRSTLEHATGRWGSLTLGALYEGSLRFNELRRRVDGVSEKMLAQTLHALERDGLVLREAQPVNPPRVDYELTPFGREVTERLLGLIRFVEGRMDDVLASRTRYDEARGGR; translated from the coding sequence ATGGCCAGTGATACGGACCGTCTCGCGTTCGACGTCTTCTCCCGGGAGTGCCCCTCGCGCTCCACGCTGGAGCACGCCACCGGGCGCTGGGGCAGCCTGACGCTCGGCGCCCTGTACGAGGGAAGCCTCCGGTTCAACGAGCTGCGCCGCCGGGTCGACGGGGTCAGCGAGAAGATGCTCGCCCAGACCCTGCACGCGCTGGAGCGGGACGGGCTCGTCCTGCGGGAGGCCCAGCCGGTCAACCCGCCCCGGGTGGACTACGAGCTCACGCCGTTCGGCCGCGAGGTCACGGAGAGGCTCCTCGGGCTGATCCGGTTCGTCGAGGGGCGGATGGACGACGTGCTGGCCTCCCGTACGCGTTACGACGAGGCGCGCGGCGGGCGCTGA
- the recG gene encoding ATP-dependent DNA helicase RecG, with the protein MDRVSSFDEPLKKLLGGATAKVMAEHLDLHTVGDLLHHYPRRYEERGKLTALADLPLDEHVTVVAQVADARILMFNNGRGKRLEVTLTDGSGRLQLVFFGHGVHKPHKELLPGRQAMFAGKVSVFNRKMQLAHPTYQLLDASDADEATEAVDAFAGRLLPIYPACKQLDSWRIAKAVDAVLPSAQDAVDPLPASLREGRGFTPLPEALLKVHRPQTRADVEDARARLKWDEAFVLQVALARRRYADTQLPAVARRPTPDGLLDAFDAKLPFTLTEGQEKVSKEIFDDLATEHPMHRLLQGEVGSGKTMVALRAMLTVVDAGGQAAMLAPTEVLAQQHHRSITEMMGELAEGGMLGGSDRGTKVVLLTGSMGMAARRQALLDLVTGEAGIVIGTHALIEDKVQFHDLGLVVVDEQHRFGVEQRDALRSKGKQPPHLLVMTATPIPRTVAMTVFGDLETSVLDQLPAGRSPIASHVVPAKDKPHFLSRAWERVREEVENGHQAYVVCPRIGDDAEEEKKGRAKKKAAEEDPDKRPPLAVLEIADELRKGALAGLTVEVLHGRMHPDEKDDVMRRFAAGDVDVLVATTVIEVGVNVPNATAMVIMDADRFGVSQLHQLRGRVGRGSAPGLCLLVSEAHEASPARARLSAVAATLDGFELSRIDLEQRREGDVLGQAQSGVRSSLRMLTVIDDEEVIAAAREEAVAVVAADPELEHLPELRTVLAALLDKDREEYLDKG; encoded by the coding sequence AGCACGTCACGGTCGTCGCCCAGGTCGCCGACGCCCGGATCCTGATGTTCAACAACGGCCGGGGCAAACGCCTGGAGGTCACCCTGACCGACGGCAGCGGCCGCCTCCAGCTGGTCTTCTTCGGCCACGGCGTCCACAAGCCGCACAAGGAGCTGCTCCCGGGCCGCCAGGCGATGTTCGCGGGCAAGGTCTCCGTCTTCAACCGCAAGATGCAGCTGGCCCACCCCACGTACCAACTGCTCGACGCCTCCGACGCCGACGAGGCGACCGAGGCCGTGGACGCCTTCGCCGGGCGGCTGCTGCCGATCTACCCCGCCTGCAAGCAGCTCGACTCCTGGCGGATCGCCAAGGCCGTGGACGCCGTGCTGCCGAGCGCTCAGGACGCGGTCGACCCGCTGCCCGCCTCCCTGCGCGAGGGCCGGGGCTTCACCCCGCTGCCCGAGGCCCTGCTCAAGGTGCACCGGCCGCAGACCAGGGCGGACGTCGAGGACGCCAGGGCCCGCCTCAAATGGGACGAGGCGTTCGTCCTCCAGGTCGCCCTGGCCCGCCGCCGGTACGCCGACACCCAGCTGCCCGCCGTCGCCCGCCGCCCCACTCCGGACGGCCTGCTGGACGCCTTCGACGCCAAGCTGCCCTTCACCCTCACCGAGGGCCAGGAGAAGGTCAGCAAGGAGATCTTCGACGACCTGGCCACCGAGCATCCGATGCACCGCCTCCTCCAGGGAGAGGTGGGCAGCGGAAAGACGATGGTGGCGCTGCGCGCCATGCTCACCGTGGTCGACGCGGGCGGCCAGGCCGCGATGCTCGCCCCCACCGAGGTCCTCGCCCAGCAGCACCACCGCTCGATCACCGAGATGATGGGCGAGCTGGCCGAGGGCGGCATGCTCGGCGGCTCGGACCGGGGGACCAAGGTCGTCCTGCTCACCGGCTCCATGGGCATGGCCGCCCGCCGTCAGGCCCTGCTCGACCTGGTCACCGGCGAGGCCGGGATCGTCATCGGCACCCACGCCCTCATCGAGGACAAGGTGCAGTTCCACGACCTGGGCCTGGTCGTGGTCGACGAGCAGCACCGCTTCGGCGTGGAACAGCGCGACGCCCTGCGCTCGAAGGGCAAGCAGCCGCCCCACCTCCTCGTCATGACCGCCACCCCCATCCCCCGTACGGTCGCGATGACGGTCTTCGGCGACCTGGAGACCTCCGTCCTGGACCAGCTCCCGGCCGGCCGCTCCCCGATCGCCAGCCACGTCGTCCCCGCCAAGGACAAGCCGCACTTCCTCAGCCGCGCCTGGGAACGCGTCCGCGAGGAGGTCGAGAACGGCCACCAGGCGTACGTGGTCTGCCCCCGCATCGGCGACGACGCGGAGGAGGAGAAGAAGGGCAGGGCCAAGAAGAAGGCCGCCGAGGAGGATCCGGACAAGCGCCCGCCGCTCGCCGTCCTGGAGATCGCCGATGAGCTGCGCAAGGGCGCGCTGGCCGGGCTGACCGTCGAAGTGCTGCACGGCCGCATGCACCCCGACGAGAAGGACGACGTGATGCGCCGCTTCGCCGCCGGGGACGTCGACGTCCTGGTCGCCACCACCGTCATCGAGGTCGGGGTCAACGTCCCCAACGCCACCGCCATGGTGATCATGGACGCCGACCGCTTCGGCGTCTCCCAGCTCCACCAGCTCCGCGGCCGCGTCGGCCGTGGCTCCGCCCCCGGGCTCTGCCTGCTGGTCAGCGAGGCCCACGAGGCGAGCCCCGCCCGCGCCCGGCTCTCCGCCGTCGCCGCCACCCTCGACGGCTTCGAGCTCTCCCGCATCGACCTGGAGCAGCGCCGCGAGGGCGATGTGCTGGGCCAGGCCCAGTCCGGAGTGCGCTCATCGCTGCGGATGCTCACCGTCATCGACGACGAGGAGGTGATCGCCGCGGCCCGGGAGGAGGCCGTCGCGGTCGTCGCCGCCGACCCGGAGCTGGAGCACCTGCCGGAGCTGCGCACGGTGCTGGCCGCCCTCCTGGACAAGGACCGCGAGGAGTATCTCGACAAGGGGTGA
- a CDS encoding CAP domain-containing protein yields MGRHRRSAAGPAAEEPAAGTASRGRGTRRRKSAVPIRTGLLGVSAAVAVGAVAVASGLLPGGDTYTSGNTTAADQVRSGGAPDLLTQGGSSTAPADRSSSPTGRGSERPEAPSTAPSKTPSRTPSASPSKTPSKSAAPATSKKPAATPSERAKAPAAPKAPEKSAPASRAPAPPKTSAAPPPSKKPSPSPTDASARSEVLALVNQERAKVGCSPLSTSAPLTSLAQNFSEDMAARGFFDHTDPDGDTPWDRAAQAGVQGLGAENIARGQADAQAVMEGWMNSEGHRANILNCDYKTIGIGVHEGSGGPWWVQNFGF; encoded by the coding sequence ATGGGACGCCACCGACGATCCGCCGCAGGCCCCGCCGCTGAAGAACCCGCGGCCGGGACCGCTTCCCGAGGCCGGGGCACGCGCCGCAGGAAGTCCGCCGTGCCGATCCGCACCGGGCTCCTCGGCGTCTCGGCGGCCGTGGCCGTCGGCGCGGTCGCCGTCGCCTCGGGACTGCTTCCCGGCGGCGACACCTACACCTCCGGCAACACCACCGCCGCCGACCAGGTGCGCAGCGGCGGCGCCCCGGACCTGCTGACGCAGGGCGGCAGCTCCACCGCGCCGGCCGACCGGTCCTCGTCCCCGACCGGCCGGGGCTCCGAGCGCCCCGAGGCGCCGAGCACGGCTCCGTCGAAGACACCCTCCAGGACGCCTTCGGCCTCGCCCTCGAAGACGCCGTCGAAGTCGGCCGCACCCGCCACGTCGAAGAAGCCGGCGGCCACCCCGTCCGAGAGGGCGAAGGCGCCCGCCGCCCCGAAGGCCCCGGAGAAGAGCGCCCCGGCGAGCAGGGCCCCGGCCCCGCCGAAGACCTCCGCCGCCCCGCCGCCCAGCAAGAAGCCGAGCCCCTCCCCCACCGACGCCTCCGCGCGCAGCGAGGTGCTGGCGCTGGTGAACCAGGAGCGCGCGAAGGTCGGCTGCTCCCCGCTGAGCACCAGCGCCCCGCTCACCTCGCTAGCCCAGAACTTCAGCGAGGACATGGCGGCCCGCGGCTTCTTCGACCACACGGACCCGGACGGCGACACGCCCTGGGACCGGGCCGCGCAGGCCGGTGTGCAGGGGCTCGGCGCGGAGAACATCGCCCGCGGCCAGGCCGACGCCCAGGCCGTGATGGAGGGCTGGATGAACAGCGAAGGCCACCGGGCGAACATTCTCAACTGCGATTACAAGACCATCGGCATCGGTGTCCACGAGGGCTCCGGCGGTCCCTGGTGGGTCCAGAACTTCGGCTTCTGA
- the mutM gene encoding bifunctional DNA-formamidopyrimidine glycosylase/DNA-(apurinic or apyrimidinic site) lyase has translation MPELPEVEVVRRGLERWVSGRTVSEVEVLHPRSVRRHLAGGVDFAARLRGVRFGAAMRRGKYLWVPIDEASASLLGHLGMSGQLLVRPADAPDEKHLRIRMRFDDALGTELRFVDQRTFGGLSLHDNTPDGLPDTIAHIARDPLDPLFDDAAFHTALRLRRTTVKRALLDQSLISGVGNIYADEALWRARLHYDRPTATLTRPRSAELLGHARDVMNAALAQGGTSFDSLYVNVNGESGYFDRSLDAYGREGEPCHRCGTPMRRRAWMNRSSYYCPRCQRPPRASS, from the coding sequence GTGCCCGAGCTGCCCGAGGTGGAAGTCGTCCGGCGGGGCCTGGAACGCTGGGTCAGCGGCCGTACCGTCAGCGAGGTCGAGGTCCTGCACCCGCGGTCGGTCCGCCGGCACCTCGCGGGCGGCGTCGACTTCGCCGCGCGGCTGCGCGGAGTCCGTTTCGGGGCGGCGATGCGCCGCGGCAAGTACCTCTGGGTGCCCATCGACGAGGCCTCCGCCTCGCTGCTGGGACACCTCGGCATGAGCGGACAACTGCTGGTGCGGCCGGCGGACGCGCCCGACGAGAAGCACCTGCGGATCCGGATGCGGTTCGACGACGCGCTCGGCACCGAGCTGCGCTTCGTCGACCAGCGGACCTTCGGCGGGCTCTCGCTCCACGACAACACCCCCGACGGCCTGCCGGACACCATCGCGCACATCGCCCGGGACCCCCTCGACCCGCTCTTCGACGACGCCGCGTTCCACACCGCGCTGCGGCTGCGCCGTACGACGGTCAAGCGCGCCCTGCTCGACCAGTCGCTGATCAGCGGCGTCGGCAACATCTACGCGGACGAGGCGCTCTGGCGCGCCAGGCTGCACTACGACCGGCCGACCGCGACCCTGACCCGCCCCAGGTCCGCCGAGCTGCTCGGCCACGCCCGCGACGTCATGAACGCGGCACTCGCCCAGGGCGGCACCAGCTTCGACAGCCTGTACGTCAACGTGAACGGCGAGTCCGGCTACTTCGACCGGTCGCTCGACGCGTACGGCCGGGAGGGCGAGCCCTGCCACCGGTGCGGCACCCCGATGCGCCGCCGCGCCTGGATGAACCGCTCCAGCTACTACTGCCCGCGCTGTCAGCGCCCGCCGCGCGCCTCGTCGTAA